The Verrucomicrobiia bacterium genome includes a window with the following:
- a CDS encoding M12 family metallopeptidase, with the protein MKMRLHCLVGFLFICAFAFFSRAIRAAENGGSENVNVAALNQLLANVQPNQKLVTIGDMQFPVGTITAFRDQLAGAPSPQSAFQSPSQTWPNGNIYYEFSTAGTNAVPANLQKAFLDAAGEWAMFANLHFIARTTQTNYVLVQVDQSLEGGQSAVGMIGGEQMLSVSPNAWNRGTLCHEIGHTLGLIHEHQRSDRDSFVTIITNNIVPGGLGNFVLVPNSINVGPYDFLSVMHYARNYLSTDTNLDTIVPLPAFTQYINVMGEPGPIVLSAGDRAGMAAVYGAGPVITPVVTNTLDSGHGSLRAALYYAFDYPGTRITFNVATTDSSYTNGIFTIQPSDQLPALVNATILEGASQPATFTNTDAPNIVINGALAPVPSTFANGLHLSGTNCIVHALTINGFSASSILLDGTNTTDNTIAGCYLGIDATGNIPVTNGLSPITISSGANGNLIGGTSATNRNVISGGVFQGIFIHDPGTDNNLVEGNYIGLNAAGTTALPNGFAGVEIAGGAQRNIIGGTTPGARNIISGNTDQGVAMDGVGTTGNIGEGNYIGLNPSGTAAIPNGFSGAEMFSGAQSNIVGGLAPGAGNVISGNLFQGIVIDGDGTTGNLVEGNYIGLSASGTAAIPNGGAGVGIFSAAAQNIIGGTTAAARNIISGNTQQGVAIGNADTSSNIVEGNYIGLNPTGTVAIANTFPGVNLFDGASGNLIGGISTGAGNVISGNAGQGVSAQDAGTSGNFIQGNLIGLNAAGTAAVANTGVGIEMFDDVGPNIISGGNVISGNGDDGVLFDNGASSNVVAGNFIGLDLTGMTAIPNAGSGVEMFVGANNNLVGGAMGRNYISGNTKSGVLIDDGASFDAVLGNTIGLNIAYLAVPNLNAGVGLFDGAQSNHIGGILPGQANLIADNLGGGVELYDTNTIDNSVRGNSIFGNATGFGIYLFLANNSAAAPAFNLSSATLTTNLTTIGNVSGSAPLTAYQLDFYANSPSATLAEATTYIGGTAVVTGADGSASFTVQLNAIIPIGNTVVASITDPSGNTSMFSPGVMVTGADSIHDGITDAWRVAHFGSATPTNAQSCATCDPDHDGLNNLQEFFAGTDPNDSSSALRSGSLTADGNDLVLSFSTVSGITYRVEYKNDLTTGSWLLLADQILGTGNTIQLTDPNAAPTGHRYYRVEVLP; encoded by the coding sequence ATGAAAATGCGTCTTCATTGCCTCGTCGGATTTTTATTTATTTGCGCATTCGCTTTTTTCTCACGTGCCATTCGCGCCGCTGAAAATGGCGGCAGCGAGAATGTGAATGTCGCCGCGCTCAATCAACTTCTCGCGAACGTCCAGCCGAATCAAAAACTCGTCACCATCGGCGACATGCAGTTTCCCGTCGGCACGATCACGGCGTTTCGCGATCAACTGGCCGGCGCGCCTTCGCCGCAAAGCGCGTTTCAATCTCCGTCGCAAACGTGGCCCAACGGAAATATCTATTACGAATTTTCCACCGCGGGCACGAACGCTGTGCCCGCGAATTTGCAAAAGGCTTTTCTCGATGCCGCGGGCGAGTGGGCCATGTTCGCGAATTTGCATTTCATCGCGCGCACCACGCAGACCAATTATGTGCTCGTGCAAGTGGATCAGAGCCTTGAAGGCGGCCAATCCGCCGTCGGCATGATCGGCGGTGAACAGATGTTGTCCGTCAGCCCCAACGCGTGGAACCGCGGCACACTTTGTCATGAGATCGGCCACACGCTCGGGCTGATTCACGAGCACCAACGCTCCGATCGCGATTCCTTCGTCACCATCATCACAAACAACATCGTCCCCGGTGGCCTCGGCAATTTTGTTTTGGTTCCCAATTCGATCAATGTCGGCCCGTACGATTTTCTCTCGGTCATGCACTACGCGCGCAATTATCTTTCCACCGATACTAACCTCGACACCATTGTTCCCCTGCCCGCGTTCACGCAATACATCAATGTCATGGGCGAGCCCGGGCCGATTGTCCTGAGCGCTGGCGACCGCGCGGGCATGGCTGCCGTTTACGGCGCGGGACCGGTCATCACGCCCGTCGTGACCAACACGCTCGACAGCGGGCACGGCAGTTTGCGCGCCGCATTATATTACGCGTTCGATTACCCCGGCACGCGCATCACTTTTAATGTCGCAACCACCGATTCCAGCTACACCAATGGTATCTTTACGATCCAGCCGAGCGATCAACTTCCCGCGCTCGTCAACGCCACCATTCTCGAAGGTGCGAGCCAGCCCGCGACTTTCACGAATACCGACGCCCCAAACATCGTGATCAACGGCGCGCTCGCGCCGGTGCCGAGCACATTTGCAAATGGCCTGCATCTTTCGGGAACGAATTGCATCGTCCACGCGCTCACAATCAATGGTTTTTCCGCTTCGAGCATTTTGCTGGATGGCACGAATACGACGGATAACACCATCGCCGGTTGTTACCTCGGAATTGATGCCACTGGAAATATTCCGGTGACCAATGGACTTTCTCCCATCACGATTTCCAGCGGCGCGAATGGCAACCTCATCGGCGGCACGTCCGCGACGAATCGCAATGTGATTTCTGGCGGCGTCTTTCAAGGCATCTTCATTCACGATCCGGGCACGGACAATAACTTGGTTGAGGGAAATTATATTGGCCTCAATGCTGCCGGAACAACTGCGTTGCCCAACGGTTTTGCGGGCGTCGAAATCGCTGGCGGTGCGCAAAGAAATATTATCGGGGGCACAACACCCGGCGCGCGCAATATCATTTCCGGCAACACCGACCAAGGCGTGGCGATGGATGGCGTCGGCACGACTGGCAATATCGGAGAAGGGAATTATATCGGGTTGAATCCGTCCGGCACGGCTGCCATTCCGAATGGTTTTTCCGGCGCGGAAATGTTTTCGGGCGCGCAATCCAATATCGTTGGCGGTCTCGCACCCGGCGCGGGCAATGTCATTTCTGGAAATTTATTTCAAGGCATCGTCATAGATGGTGATGGAACCACTGGCAATCTCGTCGAAGGAAATTATATCGGCTTGAGCGCTTCCGGCACCGCGGCTATTCCAAATGGCGGCGCGGGCGTGGGCATTTTTAGCGCAGCGGCGCAAAATATAATCGGCGGAACCACTGCGGCCGCGCGAAATATTATTTCTGGAAATACGCAACAAGGCGTCGCCATCGGAAATGCCGATACTTCCAGCAATATCGTCGAAGGAAATTACATTGGCCTCAACCCGACCGGAACCGTCGCGATCGCCAATACTTTTCCGGGCGTAAATCTTTTTGACGGCGCGAGTGGAAATCTCATCGGCGGCATCTCAACCGGCGCGGGCAACGTCATTTCGGGCAATGCCGGACAAGGCGTTTCTGCGCAGGATGCCGGCACCTCCGGCAATTTCATCCAGGGAAATTTGATCGGTCTCAACGCCGCCGGAACTGCGGCTGTGGCGAACACCGGCGTGGGAATTGAGATGTTTGATGATGTCGGGCCAAACATCATCAGCGGCGGCAATGTTATTTCAGGCAATGGCGATGATGGCGTGCTGTTCGATAATGGGGCGTCTTCGAATGTCGTCGCCGGAAATTTTATCGGGCTCGACCTCACCGGCATGACCGCGATTCCCAACGCCGGTTCGGGCGTGGAAATGTTCGTCGGTGCGAATAACAATCTCGTCGGCGGCGCGATGGGTCGCAATTATATTTCTGGCAACACGAAGAGCGGCGTGCTCATTGACGACGGCGCGTCTTTCGACGCCGTCTTGGGAAATACCATCGGCCTCAATATCGCCTATCTGGCCGTGCCGAATCTCAATGCCGGTGTCGGGCTTTTTGATGGTGCGCAATCCAACCACATCGGCGGCATTCTTCCCGGCCAGGCAAATCTTATCGCCGATAACCTGGGCGGCGGCGTGGAACTTTACGATACCAATACGATAGACAATTCGGTTCGCGGCAATTCGATTTTTGGCAATGCGACCGGCTTCGGCATCTATCTTTTCCTCGCCAACAACAGCGCCGCCGCGCCTGCCTTCAATCTTTCCTCGGCGACGCTCACAACGAACCTGACTACCATTGGCAACGTGTCGGGTAGCGCGCCGCTCACAGCGTATCAACTGGATTTTTACGCCAATTCGCCGAGTGCAACTTTGGCCGAAGCGACCACTTATATCGGCGGAACTGCGGTTGTCACCGGCGCGGACGGTTCTGCCTCGTTCACCGTGCAGCTCAACGCGATCATTCCCATTGGCAATACCGTCGTTGCTTCGATCACGGACCCGTCGGGTAACACGTCCATGTTTTCACCCGGCGTCATGGTGACCGGCGCCGATTCGATTCACGATGGCATCACCGATGCCTGGCGCGTCGCGCATTTCGGCAGCGCCACGCCGACCAATGCCCAATCCTGCGCCACTTGCGATCCTGATCACGACGGCCTGAACAACTTGCAGGAATTTTTCGCCGGCACGGATCCAAATGATTCCAGCAGCGCGCTTCGCTCCGGCTCACTCACGGCCGACGGAAACGATCTCGTGCTGAGTTTCTCCACCGTTTCGGGAATCACCTATCGCGTCGAATACAAAAACGATTTGACGACGGGAAGCTGGCTCCTGCTTGCCGATCAAATTCTCGGTACCGGCAACACGATCCAGCTTACCGACCCGAATGCGGCTCCCACTGGCCACCGTTATTATCGCGTGGAAGTCTTACCTTAG